Proteins encoded by one window of Chondromyces crocatus:
- a CDS encoding type I polyketide synthase has product MNSGEKREEATTASAPTVVKRALAAVQDLRARLAAAEQEKHAPLAVVGLGCRFPGGADDPEKFWALLREGRDAVTEVPRSRWDVDALYDPDPDAPGKIASRHGAFLADVDRFDAGFFGIAPREAAAMDPQQRLLLEVTWEALEHAGIAADGLAGSRTGVFLGICKGDYLRFLLDDPERIDAYVGTGNAESVAAGRLSYLLGLKGPAVSMDTACSSSLVALHFACQSLRRKECDLALVGGVNLTLAPEISINFSRARMLAPDGRCKTFDAAADGYVRGEGCGVVVLKRLSDALADGDRVLAVIRGSAVNQDGRSSGLTAPNGPSQEAVIRDALHDAGVTSAAVGYVEAHGTGTSLGDPIEVEALGAVFGEERRERPCILGSVKTNIGHLEAAAGLAGLIKAILVVQHGEIPPHLHLRTPSPRIPWDALPLTVTTSLSPWNGGGGPRIAGVSSFGFSGTNAHVIVEQPPEEGASVSANVDAPDRPQLLSLSARSETALRALAGRYVERLAEKPSLRLAEVCFTANVGRAHLGHRLVVEAGTTEALRQKLAAFADGTSPSGMVSNVLERSGSPQIAFLFTGQGSQYAGMGRGLYTREPVFRETLDRCATLLEGQLPLPLLTVLFEEQTPRLLDQTLYTQPALFSLQVALAALWRSWGLRPHAVLGHSVGELAAACVAGAFDLEEGLRLVVERARLMHALPTGGAMAAVFADPAQVEQAILAEAEGRAVIAAWNGPKEVVLSGDADAVERTAQRLRAQGVRVQSLAVSHAFHSPRMLPALDALEHAASAITYRRPDVELVSNLTGAPLPELSAPYWRRHAREPVKFAEGVQALYDLGVRLFVEIGPQPTLLAMAQRCLPVDAATWLPSLRKGKDELGIALSSLAELHVRGVDVDWRALQHATPRRKVSLPTYPFQRLSYWVERSARPARSEGEKDVYELAWIDATHDTVASPGVGRWLIFADQGGLGEALAEQLSAGGASCTLAFAGREVDVASSETIARDVEALAGEALAGVVYAWGLDSPSPDESTVPALAEKAVLTALSVLQAIARRDGAVAPPRLWMVTRGAQATGGASPAVAQAPLWGLGRVFAVEHPDRWGGLVDLDLERPDHEVAPLADQAAMVANELGRDAGAEVAHRGGRRLIARLMPAGTLPGGPPKLDVSATYLVTGGLGAVGLHVARWLVAQGARSLALVGRRAPSDEALTALRGLEAKGASVQVFRGDVTVLEDVTRVVQGLDATGRRLGGVFHAAGVLEDGVLSRLDGGRMTRVLSPKVRGSWNLHLATRGRNLDFFVLFSSASSLLGSPGQGNYAAANAFLDALAHARRAAGEPSTSIHWGPWAGEGMAQRDARSRQRWASQGVHLLAPDDGLRLLGRLVAPGAPVEIAVLPFDWERLRASLPGAALPLLEGLACHEVAETAAPTLERARAGELVRKLEAAPAAERMEVVLAFVRGQAAEVLGFDGSHPLPLHRGMFELGFDSLMAVELKNRLQAAVGDALPLSNTVVFDHPTLHALAEFLAGRVIKGEAVIASRIQAASDDPIAIVGVGCRFPGGADGPDAFWQVLRDGLDAIVEVPKERWDIAAFHDPDPEAPGKMVSRSGGFLRDIDQFDADFFGIAPREATFMDPQQRLLLEVTWEALENAGIAPGELAGSRTGVFVGISGTDYAQLQLQQGDPRRINAYFATGGALSAAAGRLAYVLGLRGPAMAIDTACSSSLVAVHLACRSLHAGESSVAIAGGTNLVLLPETNVNLSRARMLAPDGRCKTFDAAADGYVRGEGCGVVVLKRLSDALANGDRVLAVIRGSAVNQDGRSVGLTAPNGSAQEAVLRDALASAGVRPTDVGYVEAHGTGTSLGDPIEVEALGAVLGEGRTPDAPFYLGSVKTNLGHLEAAAGVAGLIKVVLALQHEAIPPHLHFQTPSPHIRWEELPARVTTALTPWPRGGQRRIAGVSSFGFIGTNAHVIVEEAPASVKIDADSEVLTERPQLLSLSAKSEAALRVLAGRYAEQLAEEPSLRLEEVCFTANVGRAHLAHRLVTVASSTAMLCAELGAFAEGASPKGVLTGEARDQGELRVAFLFTGQGSQYAGMGRGLYTREPVFRETLDRCATLLEGQLPLPLLTVLFEEQTPGLLDQTLYTQPALFSLQVALAALWRSWGLRPHAVLGHSVGELAAACVAGAFDLEEGLRLVVERARLMHVLPAGGAMAAVVADTAQVEQALLAEAEGRAVIAAWNGPKEVVLSGDTDAVERTAQRLRAQGVRVQSLAVSHAFHSPRMLPALDALEHAASAITYRRPDVELVSNLTGAPLPELSAPYWRRHAREPVKFAEGVQALYDLGVRLFVEIGPQPTLLAMAQRCVPADGATWLPSLRKGKDDLATALSSLAELHVRGVDVDWRALQHATPRRKVSLPTYPFQRRRFWIEDIAARPARPRAAQEQAGVTEHPLLGRRVSSPAMQDVVFEALLSIHAPGLLDDHRVQGLAVVSGPTEASMILDAAARVLGQGPLLIEEMVIQEAFILPEEGSRRVHTVLTPRGDDRATFRLASCKAGDEEDPTAWRLHVSGQVRQVRDDEPSPEVAGPTFEEVQARCTEPISREAFYAELAPKAAFRFGPTYECIDAVWRRDREALCWMQLPQVVSADEAAWYRIYPSLLDACFQLFIAARFGLGSGPGTGDGWVPFAMRGLRFERHGGGRLWCHVAVDDDGSSGKETVRGELRLFDESGALVAVSRDLMFKRARREALMRVRATLEGLSSWLYELSWVEKQVARPDPGPAGRWLLLADRGAPGQESVGAALAARLAQHGDEAVQVLAGERFEVLAPGRVTVRPTDAGDLQDLFRWALEEHRLPLRGVVHLWALDGGAQEDCTASAVEAAVERACVPALLALQQIARAREGAGARLWVVTRHAQAVGEVRVDAAAATLAGLAAVAAVEVPAQWGGLVDLDARSQEPAAQEDEVEALLREIRTQVTGERVALRSDRRLVARLARSRRPATPADAVPISPDASYVITGGLGALGLQVARSLVQQGARHLALLGRGEPSDTAHSTVRAMKEAGARVLILSADVAQIEDVERALARVRAELPALRGVIHAAGVLADGMLVEQSVERFTEVMPPKVAGAWNLHLATRADPLDLFVLFSSAASLFGSVGQGNYAAANAFLDALAHHRRALGLPALSIDWGPWAGEGMAAQVSTRRWSDWGVERIGPEQGAQLLRDLLGRRDVAQLGVLSVSWPKLFERTAGSARLGVFELLAAEAQPARPGAAATPTSDGLAERLAQMEPKRRRELIAERVQQLCTAALGLDPAAPFDRRKPLFELGLDSLMAVELRNNLQRVAGVPLPPTVVFENPSADALTEFVLGHVSAEPVPATSSPTLIAVTPSPVTALPALPSLENLSEAELSDLLAAELSASAALMGPGMD; this is encoded by the coding sequence GTGAACTCCGGAGAAAAGCGCGAAGAAGCAACCACGGCGTCTGCGCCCACGGTGGTGAAGCGCGCGCTCGCAGCAGTGCAGGATCTCCGCGCTCGGTTGGCCGCGGCGGAGCAGGAGAAGCACGCGCCGCTGGCAGTGGTCGGCCTGGGCTGCCGCTTCCCGGGCGGCGCCGACGACCCGGAGAAATTCTGGGCGCTGCTCCGCGAGGGTCGCGACGCCGTGACCGAGGTCCCCCGGAGCCGCTGGGATGTCGACGCGCTCTACGATCCAGACCCGGACGCGCCAGGCAAGATCGCATCGCGCCACGGCGCTTTCCTCGCGGACGTGGATCGCTTCGACGCAGGCTTCTTCGGCATCGCGCCGCGGGAGGCAGCCGCGATGGATCCGCAGCAGCGCCTGTTGCTCGAGGTGACCTGGGAGGCACTGGAGCACGCCGGCATCGCAGCCGATGGGCTCGCCGGTAGCCGCACCGGTGTGTTCCTGGGCATCTGCAAGGGAGACTATCTGCGCTTCCTGCTCGACGATCCCGAGCGCATCGACGCCTACGTGGGGACGGGCAATGCGGAGAGCGTCGCCGCCGGGCGACTCTCCTACCTGCTCGGCCTGAAGGGGCCGGCCGTGTCGATGGACACGGCGTGCTCGTCATCCCTCGTGGCGCTTCATTTCGCGTGCCAGAGTCTGCGGCGGAAGGAGTGCGATCTCGCGCTGGTCGGAGGCGTGAACCTGACCCTGGCGCCGGAGATCTCGATCAACTTCTCCAGGGCGCGGATGCTCGCGCCGGACGGGCGATGCAAGACATTCGACGCGGCGGCGGATGGGTACGTACGCGGCGAGGGCTGCGGGGTGGTCGTGCTGAAGCGGCTGTCCGATGCGCTGGCGGACGGCGATCGGGTGCTGGCGGTGATCCGCGGCTCGGCCGTGAACCAGGATGGGCGAAGCAGCGGGCTGACCGCGCCGAACGGGCCCTCGCAAGAAGCCGTGATCCGCGATGCGCTCCATGACGCAGGAGTCACGTCGGCTGCGGTCGGCTACGTGGAGGCGCACGGGACGGGCACATCGCTCGGCGATCCCATCGAGGTGGAGGCCCTCGGGGCGGTGTTCGGTGAAGAGCGCCGCGAGCGCCCTTGCATCCTCGGGTCGGTGAAGACGAACATCGGTCACCTCGAAGCCGCAGCGGGCCTGGCCGGACTCATCAAGGCGATCCTGGTGGTGCAGCACGGAGAGATCCCACCGCACCTGCACCTCCGGACTCCGAGCCCCCGCATCCCCTGGGATGCACTGCCGCTGACGGTCACGACGTCGCTCTCTCCATGGAATGGCGGCGGCGGTCCTCGGATCGCCGGCGTGAGCTCGTTCGGCTTCAGCGGAACCAACGCGCATGTGATCGTCGAGCAGCCGCCGGAAGAAGGAGCCAGCGTCAGCGCGAACGTCGATGCGCCGGATCGGCCGCAGCTGCTCTCGCTGTCGGCGAGGTCGGAGACGGCGCTACGCGCGCTCGCGGGCCGGTACGTGGAGCGGCTCGCAGAGAAGCCGTCCCTGCGCCTCGCTGAAGTGTGCTTCACGGCGAACGTGGGGCGCGCGCATCTCGGGCATCGGCTCGTGGTGGAGGCGGGGACCACCGAAGCGCTCCGCCAGAAGCTCGCAGCTTTCGCTGACGGCACGTCGCCCTCCGGCATGGTGAGCAACGTGCTCGAGCGTTCGGGCTCGCCGCAGATCGCGTTTCTGTTCACCGGGCAAGGGTCGCAGTACGCGGGGATGGGGCGTGGGCTCTACACGCGCGAGCCCGTCTTCCGCGAGACGCTCGACCGATGCGCCACCCTCCTCGAAGGGCAGCTCCCCCTGCCCCTGCTCACCGTCCTGTTCGAGGAGCAGACGCCGCGGCTGCTCGACCAGACCCTCTACACCCAGCCCGCCCTCTTCTCGCTCCAGGTCGCACTCGCCGCCCTCTGGCGCTCCTGGGGGCTACGCCCACACGCCGTCCTCGGCCACAGCGTCGGCGAGCTCGCCGCCGCCTGCGTCGCCGGCGCCTTCGACCTGGAGGAAGGCCTACGCCTGGTCGTGGAACGAGCCCGATTGATGCACGCCCTGCCCACGGGTGGCGCCATGGCCGCCGTGTTCGCCGACCCCGCTCAGGTCGAGCAGGCGATCCTCGCCGAGGCGGAGGGGCGCGCCGTGATCGCCGCCTGGAACGGCCCCAAAGAAGTCGTGCTGTCCGGCGACGCGGACGCGGTGGAGCGGACCGCTCAGCGGCTGCGCGCGCAGGGGGTGCGGGTCCAGTCCCTCGCCGTGTCCCATGCCTTCCACTCGCCGCGGATGCTACCGGCACTCGACGCGCTCGAACACGCTGCCTCCGCCATCACCTACCGGCGCCCCGACGTCGAGCTCGTCTCGAACCTGACTGGAGCGCCGCTGCCCGAACTCTCCGCTCCCTACTGGCGACGCCATGCCCGCGAGCCGGTGAAGTTCGCCGAGGGCGTCCAGGCGCTGTACGACCTCGGGGTTCGGCTGTTCGTCGAGATCGGGCCCCAGCCCACGCTGCTCGCCATGGCCCAGCGCTGCCTGCCGGTCGATGCGGCCACCTGGCTGCCGTCCCTGCGCAAGGGCAAGGACGAACTCGGCATCGCGCTCTCCTCTCTCGCCGAACTCCATGTCCGCGGCGTCGACGTCGACTGGCGCGCTCTCCAGCACGCCACGCCACGACGCAAGGTCTCGCTGCCGACGTACCCCTTCCAGCGGCTCTCGTACTGGGTCGAGCGCAGCGCCAGGCCCGCACGCTCCGAGGGCGAGAAGGACGTTTACGAACTCGCTTGGATCGACGCGACGCACGACACGGTCGCGTCCCCTGGCGTCGGGCGCTGGCTGATCTTCGCGGACCAGGGCGGCCTCGGGGAGGCGCTCGCGGAGCAGCTCTCGGCCGGAGGCGCCTCGTGCACGCTGGCGTTCGCGGGGCGCGAGGTCGACGTGGCCTCGTCCGAGACCATCGCGCGTGACGTCGAGGCGCTCGCAGGCGAGGCGCTCGCGGGTGTCGTTTACGCCTGGGGACTCGACAGCCCCTCTCCTGACGAGTCCACGGTGCCCGCGCTCGCCGAGAAGGCAGTGCTCACTGCGCTCTCGGTACTGCAGGCCATCGCGCGCCGAGATGGCGCCGTAGCGCCCCCGCGCTTGTGGATGGTCACCCGAGGGGCGCAGGCCACGGGCGGCGCGTCGCCAGCGGTCGCGCAGGCACCGCTCTGGGGTCTGGGCCGGGTCTTCGCGGTGGAGCACCCTGATCGCTGGGGTGGGCTCGTGGATCTCGACCTGGAACGCCCGGACCATGAGGTGGCCCCACTCGCCGACCAGGCAGCCATGGTCGCCAATGAACTCGGGCGTGACGCGGGCGCCGAGGTCGCTCACCGCGGCGGGCGTCGCCTGATCGCACGCCTGATGCCCGCTGGGACTCTCCCCGGTGGGCCGCCGAAGCTCGACGTCTCGGCGACCTACCTCGTCACCGGCGGCCTCGGCGCGGTAGGCCTGCACGTCGCACGCTGGCTCGTGGCGCAGGGGGCACGCTCTCTGGCGCTCGTCGGCCGCCGCGCGCCTTCGGATGAAGCGCTCACAGCGCTGCGTGGTCTCGAGGCCAAGGGCGCCAGCGTCCAGGTGTTCCGCGGCGACGTCACCGTGCTGGAGGACGTCACCCGCGTCGTCCAGGGCCTGGACGCGACAGGACGCCGGCTGGGCGGGGTGTTCCACGCCGCTGGCGTGCTCGAGGACGGCGTCCTCTCGCGGCTCGACGGGGGGCGCATGACGCGCGTCCTCTCGCCCAAGGTGCGCGGCAGCTGGAACCTGCACCTCGCGACGCGAGGGCGGAATCTCGATTTCTTCGTGCTGTTCTCGTCGGCGTCCTCGCTGCTCGGCTCACCGGGACAGGGCAACTACGCGGCAGCGAATGCCTTCCTCGACGCCCTCGCGCATGCACGACGCGCAGCGGGCGAGCCTTCGACCTCCATCCACTGGGGCCCCTGGGCCGGCGAGGGCATGGCGCAGCGGGATGCGCGGAGCCGGCAGCGCTGGGCTTCACAGGGGGTGCACTTGCTCGCACCCGACGACGGGCTGCGCCTCCTCGGGCGACTGGTCGCACCGGGCGCCCCCGTCGAGATCGCCGTGCTGCCGTTCGACTGGGAGCGGCTCCGCGCCTCGCTCCCGGGAGCGGCGCTCCCGCTCCTCGAGGGCCTCGCGTGCCACGAGGTTGCGGAGACCGCTGCACCGACGCTCGAACGCGCCCGCGCTGGAGAGCTCGTCCGGAAGCTCGAAGCTGCACCAGCCGCGGAGCGCATGGAGGTGGTGCTCGCCTTCGTTCGCGGTCAGGCCGCCGAGGTGCTCGGCTTCGACGGGTCGCACCCCCTGCCTCTGCACCGGGGGATGTTCGAGCTGGGCTTCGACTCGCTGATGGCCGTCGAGCTGAAGAACCGCCTCCAGGCGGCCGTGGGCGACGCGCTGCCGCTGTCCAACACCGTGGTGTTCGACCACCCCACGCTCCACGCGCTGGCCGAGTTCCTGGCCGGACGCGTCATCAAGGGCGAGGCCGTGATCGCGTCGAGGATCCAGGCGGCCTCGGACGACCCGATCGCGATCGTGGGCGTGGGCTGCCGGTTTCCAGGCGGAGCTGACGGGCCGGACGCTTTCTGGCAGGTGCTGCGCGATGGGCTGGACGCGATCGTCGAGGTCCCGAAAGAGCGCTGGGACATCGCGGCGTTCCACGATCCCGACCCCGAGGCTCCTGGCAAGATGGTCTCGCGCTCGGGCGGCTTCCTGCGAGACATCGATCAGTTCGATGCGGACTTCTTCGGCATCGCGCCGCGCGAGGCGACGTTCATGGATCCGCAGCAGCGGCTGCTGCTCGAAGTCACGTGGGAGGCGCTCGAGAACGCGGGGATCGCGCCAGGTGAACTCGCAGGCAGCAGGACGGGCGTCTTCGTCGGCATCAGCGGCACCGACTACGCGCAGCTCCAGCTCCAGCAAGGCGATCCCCGCCGCATCAACGCCTATTTCGCGACGGGCGGGGCGCTCAGCGCAGCGGCCGGGCGGCTCGCGTACGTACTCGGCCTCCGCGGCCCCGCGATGGCGATCGACACGGCGTGCTCGTCGTCCCTCGTGGCCGTCCATCTGGCGTGCCGTAGTCTGCACGCGGGCGAGAGCAGCGTCGCCATCGCGGGGGGCACGAACCTGGTGCTCCTGCCGGAGACGAACGTGAACCTGTCACGTGCCCGGATGCTCGCGCCAGACGGGCGATGCAAGACGTTCGACGCGGCGGCGGACGGGTACGTGCGCGGCGAGGGCTGCGGGGTGGTCGTGTTGAAGCGGCTGTCCGATGCACTGGCGAACGGCGATCGGGTGCTGGCGGTGATCCGTGGCTCGGCCGTGAACCAGGACGGCCGGAGCGTCGGGCTGACAGCGCCGAACGGGAGCGCACAGGAAGCGGTGCTCCGCGACGCACTGGCGAGCGCTGGCGTGCGGCCCACCGACGTGGGCTACGTGGAAGCACACGGGACGGGGACGTCGCTCGGGGACCCCATCGAGGTGGAGGCGCTCGGCGCGGTCCTCGGCGAAGGGCGCACGCCGGACGCGCCGTTTTACCTGGGATCCGTGAAGACGAACCTCGGGCATTTGGAGGCCGCGGCGGGCGTGGCGGGCCTGATCAAGGTGGTGCTCGCGCTGCAACACGAGGCGATTCCCCCTCACCTGCACTTCCAGACGCCAAGCCCTCACATCCGCTGGGAAGAACTCCCGGCGCGTGTGACGACGGCGTTGACGCCCTGGCCTCGAGGAGGACAGCGACGGATCGCTGGCGTGAGTTCGTTCGGCTTCATCGGTACGAATGCGCACGTGATCGTCGAGGAGGCGCCTGCCTCCGTGAAGATCGACGCGGACTCCGAGGTGCTGACGGAGCGGCCGCAGCTCCTCTCCCTGTCGGCGAAATCGGAGGCAGCGCTGCGTGTGCTTGCGGGCCGGTACGCGGAGCAGCTCGCAGAGGAACCGTCGCTGCGGCTGGAGGAGGTGTGCTTCACAGCGAACGTGGGGCGCGCGCACCTCGCCCACCGTCTCGTGACCGTGGCCAGCTCGACGGCGATGCTCTGCGCAGAACTCGGAGCGTTCGCGGAGGGAGCGTCGCCCAAGGGGGTGCTCACAGGAGAGGCCAGAGACCAGGGCGAGCTACGGGTGGCGTTTCTGTTCACCGGGCAAGGGTCGCAGTACGCGGGGATGGGGCGCGGGCTGTACACGCGCGAGCCCGTCTTCCGCGAGACGCTCGACCGATGCGCCACCCTCCTCGAAGGGCAGCTCCCCCTGCCCCTGCTCACCGTCCTGTTCGAGGAGCAGACGCCGGGGCTGCTCGACCAGACCCTCTACACCCAGCCCGCCCTCTTCTCGCTCCAGGTTGCACTCGCCGCCCTCTGGCGCTCCTGGGGACTGCGCCCACACGCCGTCCTCGGCCACAGCGTCGGCGAGCTCGCCGCCGCCTGCGTCGCCGGCGCCTTCGACCTGGAGGAAGGCCTACGCCTGGTCGTGGAACGAGCCCGGCTGATGCACGTCCTGCCCGCCGGCGGCGCCATGGCCGCCGTGGTCGCCGACACCGCTCAGGTCGAGCAGGCGCTGCTCGCCGAGGCAGAGGGGCGCGCCGTGATCGCCGCCTGGAACGGCCCCAAAGAGGTCGTGCTGTCCGGAGACACGGACGCGGTGGAGCGGACCGCCCAGCGGCTGCGAGCGCAGGGGGTGCGGGTCCAGTCCCTCGCCGTGTCCCATGCTTTCCACTCGCCGCGGATGCTGCCGGCACTCGACGCGCTCGAACACGCCGCCTCCGCCATCACCTACCGGCGCCCCGACGTCGAGCTCGTCTCGAACCTGACCGGAGCGCCGCTGCCCGAACTCTCCGCTCCCTACTGGCGACGCCATGCCCGCGAGCCGGTGAAGTTCGCCGAGGGCGTCCAGGCGCTGTACGACCTCGGGGTTCGGCTGTTCGTCGAGATCGGGCCCCAGCCCACGCTGCTCGCCATGGCCCAGCGCTGCGTGCCGGCCGATGGGGCCACCTGGCTGCCGTCCCTGCGCAAGGGCAAGGACGATCTCGCCACCGCGCTCTCCTCCCTCGCAGAACTCCATGTCCGCGGCGTCGACGTCGACTGGCGCGCGCTCCAGCACGCCACACCGCGACGCAAGGTCTCCCTCCCGACATACCCCTTCCAGCGACGCCGCTTCTGGATCGAGGACATCGCAGCGCGGCCCGCCCGACCTCGGGCGGCCCAGGAGCAGGCCGGCGTGACCGAGCATCCGCTGCTCGGGCGCCGCGTGTCATCCCCGGCCATGCAGGATGTGGTCTTCGAGGCGCTGCTCAGCATCCACGCGCCCGGGCTGCTCGATGATCACCGGGTCCAAGGGCTGGCCGTGGTGTCGGGCCCGACCGAGGCGTCAATGATCCTCGACGCGGCAGCACGCGTACTCGGCCAGGGCCCACTGCTCATCGAGGAAATGGTGATCCAGGAGGCGTTCATCCTGCCCGAGGAGGGATCACGCAGGGTGCACACCGTGCTGACGCCACGAGGGGACGACAGAGCGACATTCCGGCTCGCGAGCTGCAAAGCAGGTGACGAGGAGGATCCCACGGCGTGGCGGCTGCACGTGAGCGGCCAGGTCCGTCAGGTGAGGGACGACGAGCCGTCGCCGGAGGTCGCTGGCCCCACGTTCGAGGAGGTCCAGGCACGTTGCACCGAGCCCATCTCTCGCGAGGCGTTCTACGCGGAGCTAGCTCCGAAGGCGGCGTTCCGCTTCGGTCCCACCTACGAGTGCATCGACGCGGTGTGGCGTCGCGATCGCGAGGCTCTCTGCTGGATGCAGCTTCCCCAGGTGGTATCGGCCGACGAGGCGGCCTGGTACCGCATCTACCCGAGCTTGCTGGATGCGTGCTTCCAGCTCTTCATCGCGGCCCGCTTCGGGCTCGGCTCGGGTCCAGGGACGGGGGACGGGTGGGTGCCCTTCGCGATGCGGGGGCTGCGGTTCGAGCGCCACGGGGGCGGGCGGCTGTGGTGCCACGTCGCGGTGGATGACGACGGGTCGAGTGGGAAAGAGACGGTCCGCGGCGAGCTGCGCCTCTTCGACGAGTCCGGGGCGCTCGTCGCAGTCTCACGGGACCTGATGTTCAAACGCGCCCGGCGCGAGGCGCTGATGCGCGTGCGCGCGACGCTGGAGGGGCTCTCGAGCTGGCTCTACGAGCTCTCGTGGGTCGAAAAGCAGGTGGCTCGCCCGGATCCAGGCCCGGCCGGGCGCTGGCTGCTCCTCGCCGATCGCGGTGCCCCAGGGCAGGAAAGCGTCGGGGCCGCCCTCGCCGCGCGCCTCGCGCAGCACGGAGACGAGGCGGTGCAGGTGCTCGCCGGGGAGCGCTTCGAGGTGCTCGCTCCAGGGCGAGTGACCGTGCGTCCCACAGACGCCGGCGATCTCCAGGATCTCTTCCGGTGGGCGCTGGAGGAGCACCGGCTGCCGCTCCGAGGAGTGGTGCACCTCTGGGCGCTGGACGGTGGGGCGCAGGAGGACTGCACGGCATCAGCGGTCGAGGCCGCGGTCGAACGCGCCTGCGTCCCCGCGCTGCTCGCGCTCCAGCAGATCGCCCGGGCCAGGGAAGGCGCGGGCGCACGGCTGTGGGTCGTCACGCGCCATGCGCAGGCGGTGGGCGAGGTGCGCGTGGATGCCGCCGCAGCGACGCTGGCAGGCCTCGCGGCCGTGGCCGCAGTGGAGGTGCCTGCTCAGTGGGGGGGCCTCGTGGATCTCGACGCGAGGTCCCAGGAGCCGGCGGCGCAGGAGGACGAGGTGGAGGCATTGCTCCGCGAGATCCGCACGCAGGTGACGGGCGAGCGCGTCGCGCTCCGGAGTGACCGGCGGCTCGTCGCCCGACTCGCGAGGAGCCGTCGTCCCGCCACGCCCGCAGACGCCGTACCCATCTCTCCGGACGCGAGCTACGTGATCACGGGTGGCCTCGGGGCGCTCGGCCTGCAGGTTGCACGCTCGCTGGTGCAGCAGGGCGCCCGGCACCTGGCGCTGCTCGGGAGGGGTGAACCATCCGACACGGCGCACTCCACCGTTCGGGCGATGAAGGAGGCGGGAGCGCGGGTGCTGATCCTTTCCGCGGACGTCGCGCAGATCGAGGATGTCGAGCGCGCTCTCGCGCGCGTCCGCGCAGAGCTTCCCGCATTGCGCGGCGTGATCCACGCGGCGGGTGTGCTCGCGGACGGCATGCTCGTCGAGCAGAGCGTCGAGCGCTTCACCGAGGTCATGCCACCGAAGGTCGCGGGTGCGTGGAATTTGCACCTCGCCACGCGAGCGGATCCGCTCGACCTGTTCGTTTTGTTCTCGTCCGCCGCGTCTCTGTTCGGCTCGGTCGGGCAAGGGAACTACGCAGCAGCGAATGCCTTCCTCGACGCCCTCGCGCACCACCGTCGCGCGCTCGGTCTGCCGGCGCTCAGCATCGACTGGGGGCCCTGGGCCGGCGAGGGCATGGCGGCCCAGGTCAGCACGCGCCGGTGGAGCGACTGGGGCGTGGAGCGCATCGGGCCGGAGCAGGGGGCGCAGCTGCTTCGAGACCTGCTCGGCCGGCGCGACGTCGCCCAGCTCGGCGTCCTGTCCGTGTCGTGGCCGAAGCTGTTCGAGCGCACCGCTGGAAGCGCGAGGCTCGGAGTCTTCGAGTTGCTCGCCGCAGAGGCACAGCCAGCACGGCCAGGTGCGGCCGCAACGCCCACCTCCGATGGGCTCGCGGAGCGTTTGGCTCAGATGGAACCGAAGCGACGCCGTGAGCTGATCGCCGAGCGCGTGCAGCAGCTGTGCACCGCTGCGCTCGGGCTCGATCCCGCCGCGCCATTCGACCGGCGCAAGCCGTTGTTCGAACTGGGGCTCGACTCGCTGATGGCCGTCGAGCTGCGCAACAACCTCCAGCGCGTGGCTGGCGTGCCGCTACCACCGACGGTGGTCTTCGAGAACCCCAGCGCCGACGCGCTCACCGAGTTCGTGCTGGGGCACGTCTCCGCGGAGCCGGTACCAGCCACGTCGTCCCCTACCCTCATCGCGGTCACGCCGAGCCCTGTCACCGCTCTGCCCGCTCTGCCCAGCCTCGAGAACCTTTCCGAGGCGGAGCTGTCCGATCTCCTCGCCGCCGAGCTCTCGGCCTCCGCAGCGCTGATGGGACCTGGGATGGACTGA